The Verrucomicrobiota bacterium sequence GTGGGAACCAACGTTGGTGGGTACGCGTGATTCGGCAGCCAAGTTGGAACGTAAAACCCGGGAGATTGATTTGGCTGACGTGGTTGTTTGCCCGAGTGCGTTCGTGGCACGCTCGGTACCGGAGCGACACTCTAAAAAATGCGTTGTGGCGGAATTTGGTTCGCCTGAAGTCCCTTCAGCAAGCATTGCGTCACATAGCCGCAACCGTCCCTTTCGACTGTTATTTGCGGGTTCGATGACCCAGCGCAAAGGTTTGGCCGACCTATTTGCGGCCATGCGCTTGCTAAAACGCAAGGATATCATCCTCGTGGTTTTTGGCGCGCCATTGGCGCCTCATGAGTTCTATCGGCGTCAGTATCCGGATTTTATCTATGAACCGCCCCGGGCGCATGCCGAAGTGCTGACACTCATGGGCTCATGCGATGCGTTGGTGCTGCCATCCATTGTCGAAGGGCGTGCTTTGGTGCAGCAGGAAGCCATGCAGTGCGGGCTGCCGTTGGTGGTAACCGCCAATGCCGGTGGCGAAGATTTGATTGAGGCGGGACGCACAGGTTTTCTCGTGCCAATCCGCTCGCCGGAGGCGCTGGCGGAAAAAATCGCGTGGTTTGCCGACCATCGGGCTGATTTGTTTGAAATGGGGTTGCTCGCCCGACAGAAATCAGCGCAATATACTTGGCCAGCCTATGCGCAAAAAATCCTGTCACATGCGTTGATCGTTGAGGACTGTGGTGCTGACCATTAACTGGGGATAAAGTGAAGCATCTGAAAAATTCACGACGCACCATGGAAACTGCGGGGCTGAATTATGCTGCCGCATTCCAAACGGGCGAATTGACATTTATCAAGCGGCTGGTCTGGGTGTATTTCTGGCTGCTGATTTTTGAGGGGGCATTTCGCAAATGGTGGTTGCCCCAATTTTCCAATCCGCTGTTGGTTATCAGAGACCCGATCATAATCATGATTTATGTTCTAGCCGCCCAGCATCGCTTGCTTCCGGTGGGAAATAAAATGGGGACTTTCAGCGCGCTTTTGGCCATTACCAGCATGTTGGGTGTGGTGCAATTGGGGATGCACTTGGTCACCCTGCCGGTGATGCTTTACGGTTTGCGATGCAACTTTCTTCACGTGCCGTTGATTTTCTTGCTGCCACAAATCTTCGACGCGGAGGACGTGCGCCGCATTGGCCGATGGGTCTTGATCGGCACAGTGCCCATGGCCATCTTGATGGTGTATCAATTTCGCGCGCCACAAGATGCCTGGATTAACCGCACGGTTGGCGCGGGGGAAGGGTTTCAGTTGGCGTCAGCGATGGGCAAAATACGACCACCGGGCACCTTCTCATTTATTACGGGGGTGGTTTCCTATTTTGCCATGGCTACGGCGTTCCTCAGTTACGGTATGGCCGGGCGGAGCATCTACCCGCGCTGGTTGCTGATCGCGAGTACCGTTGGCATAGCCTTGGCGTTGTCGGTATCTGGCAGCCGGTCCACAGTATTGGAGTCCGCCATTGTGTTGGCTACCTTCGCGCTTGGGATGGTCAGAGCACGTCAAATGGCAGCCGGCTTGAGCCGGTTGTTGATTTTGGTAGTGATCGCCTTGTTTATTCTGGGCTACACGCAACATTTCGACGAGGGGAAGGAAGTCCTGGGGGCACGGTTTGCGGAAGCATCAAACACGGAAAAGGAGGGGGGCGGATTGGCTCAGAGATTTTTCAACCAATTCACTGGTCCGATTCGGATTCTTTTCGATGTTCCCATATTTGGGCAAGGGGTTGGGGTGGGGACGAACGTAGGCGCCAAACTAATGACAGGGGAAATGCAGTTTCTCGTGTCCGAGGGCGAATGGGGGCGTTTGGTTGGCGAGTTAGGCCCATTATTAGGGGTGGCGATGATTTGGTTTCGACTATCGCTAGCCCTATGGATGGGGCAGCTTTGCTATCGCATGGTTTCGCGTGGAAATATTTTACCGCTAATGTTGTTTAGTTGTTCTGCCTTGAATGTGGTTTCCGGCCAGTGGGGACAATCCACCACGCTTGGCTTTAGTGTGCTGGGTGCCGCCTTGGCACTTACTGCGGCAAAACATGCTGATGAAGCCGCGATTGCACAAGTACTCTCCTCAGCACCACCGATCAATCAAATTAGTGCGAAGCCCAAACGCACCATGTATCCAGCAGGCGCCTATGGTGGTCGAAAGCCTAAAGCTCCCGTCGAGTCAGATGATGATGAAGATATTTTTAAATGAGCAGGATGCTTTTTTACCCATGGAATTTCGGGTTCTGTGAGCGTGAATTTGTGAGAGTCCTTTTAGTTGCCAATTACCCGCCGGATCGCCAGCAAAGCATGTGGCGTCTAGCTCGGCTTTTCTCAAACGCAC is a genomic window containing:
- a CDS encoding glycosyltransferase family 4 protein: MLVVSHPTGNEFVRALLYEAAKRAVLLKFFTTLATAKSDCLWPARVGRRRAYALPKSILETRPMRESVRLLATSMGFTWLTRHECGWASVDAVYRDLDAHMATWLTSLGKAKFSGAVHAYEDGALATFQAARQQGLRCSYELPIVYWETSRRLLAEEALRYPEWEPTLVGTRDSAAKLERKTREIDLADVVVCPSAFVARSVPERHSKKCVVAEFGSPEVPSASIASHSRNRPFRLLFAGSMTQRKGLADLFAAMRLLKRKDIILVVFGAPLAPHEFYRRQYPDFIYEPPRAHAEVLTLMGSCDALVLPSIVEGRALVQQEAMQCGLPLVVTANAGGEDLIEAGRTGFLVPIRSPEALAEKIAWFADHRADLFEMGLLARQKSAQYTWPAYAQKILSHALIVEDCGADH